In Devosia chinhatensis, the following are encoded in one genomic region:
- a CDS encoding AI-2E family transporter, with the protein MLIWIGLLLALILVLWVFRGILLPFVVGTALAYLLNPLATQLQKWRFNRVWASVVVLLSMMTIVVSLFSIFVPLIGQQIIGLIQRLPAYFSDLQELATRYSPELNEWLGPERAAQVQITINDLTRSALGFIATLPAELVNIGLTGAAVVGFTILSPVVAFYLLLDWQGMVRGIDGLLPKAHKSEIKGILRDIDRSMAGVIRGQGGVLLIDAAFYATALSLIGLNFGLAVGLISGLISFIPFAGFTLGLSLSVGIAIVQFAPNWWMVAGVASIFLFWQFIEGNVLYPKLVGSSININPVWMMFALLALGAVFGFVGLLLAVPMAAIASVLVRYGVRKYKESSLYLGQGDTPGNDAAA; encoded by the coding sequence GTGCTCATCTGGATCGGCCTGCTCCTGGCATTGATCCTGGTCCTGTGGGTGTTTCGCGGCATCCTGCTGCCCTTCGTCGTGGGCACCGCGTTGGCCTATCTGCTGAACCCGCTGGCCACGCAGCTGCAGAAATGGCGCTTCAACCGGGTGTGGGCCAGTGTGGTGGTGCTGCTGAGCATGATGACAATCGTGGTCAGCCTGTTTTCGATTTTCGTGCCGCTGATCGGCCAACAGATCATCGGGCTGATCCAGAGGCTGCCGGCCTATTTCAGCGATCTGCAGGAACTGGCGACCCGCTATTCGCCCGAACTCAACGAATGGCTCGGCCCCGAACGCGCCGCTCAGGTGCAGATCACCATCAACGACCTGACGCGCAGCGCACTTGGCTTTATCGCCACATTGCCGGCTGAACTGGTCAATATCGGGCTGACCGGCGCCGCAGTGGTGGGCTTCACCATCCTTTCGCCCGTGGTTGCCTTTTACCTGCTGCTCGACTGGCAGGGCATGGTGCGGGGCATCGACGGCCTGCTGCCGAAAGCGCATAAGAGCGAAATCAAAGGTATCCTGCGCGATATTGATCGGTCGATGGCGGGCGTTATTCGCGGGCAGGGTGGCGTTTTGCTGATCGACGCGGCCTTTTACGCCACAGCGCTCAGCCTGATCGGCCTGAATTTCGGCCTCGCCGTGGGGCTCATTTCCGGGCTGATCAGCTTCATTCCGTTTGCGGGCTTCACGCTCGGCCTCAGCCTGTCGGTCGGCATAGCGATCGTTCAGTTCGCACCCAATTGGTGGATGGTCGCCGGTGTCGCCAGCATCTTTTTGTTCTGGCAGTTCATCGAGGGCAATGTGCTCTATCCCAAGCTTGTCGGGTCTTCGATCAACATCAATCCGGTATGGATGATGTTTGCGCTCCTGGCACTGGGAGCGGTATTCGGTTTTGTCGGCCTGCTGCTGGCCGTGCCGATGGCGGCCATTGCATCGGTGCTGGTGCGCTATGGCGTGCGCAAGTACAAGGAAAGCTCGCTCTATCTGGGACAGGGCGATACGCCGGGTAACGATGCCGCTGCGTGA
- the purM gene encoding phosphoribosylformylglycinamidine cyclo-ligase — protein MSDAQNLPPNGLSYKQAGVDIDAGNALVEAIKPAVRSTRRPGADGEIGGFGGLFDLKAAGFRDPVLVAANDGVGTKLKIAIDTGRHDTIGQDLVAMCVNDLVVQGAEPLFFLDYFATGKLDVTQGTAIVEGIAHGCRLAGCALIGGETAEMPGMYHGNDYDLAGFAVGAAERDNLLPRKDIGAGDVLVAIASSGVHSNGYSLVRKIVDISGLAWDAPAPFADGKTLAEALLEPTRIYVKPLLAALKDGLAIKALAHITGGGFIDNIPRVLPEHLAADIDLAAVTVPAVFGWLSRTGGMEEREMLRTFNCGVGMLVAVSPEDADKLVESLTASGEIASIVGQLAERNGDAVTFRGKLAL, from the coding sequence ATGTCCGACGCGCAAAACCTGCCACCAAACGGTCTATCGTACAAGCAGGCAGGCGTCGACATCGACGCAGGAAATGCCCTTGTGGAAGCCATCAAGCCCGCTGTGCGCTCAACGCGTCGCCCCGGCGCCGATGGCGAGATCGGTGGCTTCGGTGGTCTGTTCGACCTCAAGGCCGCCGGGTTCAGAGACCCGGTCCTGGTGGCCGCCAATGACGGCGTCGGCACCAAGCTCAAGATCGCCATCGACACCGGCAGGCACGACACTATCGGCCAGGACCTCGTGGCCATGTGCGTCAACGATCTTGTCGTCCAGGGCGCCGAACCCCTGTTCTTCCTCGACTATTTCGCCACCGGTAAGCTGGACGTTACCCAGGGCACGGCCATTGTCGAAGGCATCGCCCATGGGTGTCGCCTGGCCGGCTGCGCCCTTATTGGCGGCGAGACCGCCGAAATGCCCGGCATGTATCACGGCAACGACTATGATCTTGCCGGCTTTGCCGTCGGCGCTGCCGAGCGCGACAATCTGCTGCCGCGCAAGGATATCGGCGCAGGCGACGTGCTCGTGGCCATTGCCTCTTCCGGCGTGCATTCGAACGGCTATTCGCTGGTCCGCAAGATCGTCGATATATCCGGCCTCGCTTGGGATGCTCCCGCACCCTTTGCCGACGGCAAGACCCTGGCCGAAGCGCTGCTCGAGCCGACCCGCATTTATGTAAAGCCGCTCCTGGCCGCCCTCAAAGACGGCCTTGCCATCAAGGCGCTCGCCCACATCACCGGTGGCGGATTTATCGACAATATACCGCGCGTCCTGCCCGAGCACCTGGCGGCCGACATTGATCTTGCGGCGGTGACCGTCCCGGCGGTCTTTGGCTGGCTCAGCAGGACCGGCGGCATGGAAGAGCGTGAAATGCTGCGCACCTTCAATTGCGGCGTCGGCATGCTGGTCGCCGTTTCCCCCGAGGATGCCGACAAGCTGGTTGAGAGCCTGACGGCTTCGGGCGAAATTGCCTCGATTGTCGGCCAATTGGCGGAACGCAACGGCGACGCCGTCACCTTCCGGGGCAAGCTCGCGCTGTGA
- the purN gene encoding phosphoribosylglycinamide formyltransferase, giving the protein MTRKKVAILISGRGSNMATLIEAAQAADYPAEIVGVLSNRASAPGLALAASHGLATASLAQSKFPSRDMFEDTMTQVLESWETEIVCLAGFMRILGEDFVDRWQGRLINIHPSLLPAYKGLHTHERAIADGATEHGCTVHFVTPGLDEGPAILQARVPVLATDTPETLSARVLVEEHRIYPQALRMLAAGEVHI; this is encoded by the coding sequence GTGACCCGCAAAAAGGTCGCCATCCTGATTTCCGGCCGTGGCTCCAATATGGCCACGCTGATCGAGGCTGCACAGGCCGCGGATTATCCCGCGGAGATCGTCGGCGTGCTGTCCAACAGGGCCAGCGCCCCAGGCCTTGCGCTCGCAGCTTCCCATGGCCTTGCCACGGCATCGCTCGCCCAAAGCAAGTTCCCCAGCCGCGATATGTTCGAAGACACCATGACCCAGGTGCTTGAAAGCTGGGAAACGGAGATCGTTTGCCTCGCCGGCTTCATGCGCATCCTTGGCGAGGACTTCGTTGATCGCTGGCAGGGCCGGCTCATCAACATTCACCCTTCGCTGCTTCCCGCCTATAAAGGCCTTCACACCCATGAGCGCGCGATCGCGGACGGCGCGACGGAGCATGGCTGCACGGTCCATTTCGTCACCCCAGGCCTTGATGAAGGCCCGGCTATTCTCCAGGCCCGGGTGCCGGTCCTCGCCACCGATACGCCCGAGACCCTCTCCGCCCGCGTGCTGGTCGAGGAACATCGCATCTATCCCCAGGCCCTGCGAATGCTGGCCGCCGGTGAGGTCCACATCTGA
- a CDS encoding DMT family transporter, with translation MSLRDWALIIMLGAIWGCSFVFNAILIREIGPLWVTSLRVGIGALGCWAFLLALRKPIPREPRLWLQLGALGVIAYAVPFALFPLAQAHLASGIAAIINALTPMVTAIVSHFWIGGEKATRTKFTGVLIGFAGAAILVSPALASGGSSQLWAVAACLGATLCYALSLNITRSYRHVEPTAFAAIALTVAAVIAIPLALLAEGLPVMTRPESWGAALAIGLLSTAFTFQIMYRILPRVGATNFATTTFIAPISALIIGVSVLGETILPIQLLGMLVIFLGLLFIDGRVRRIWRVGQPG, from the coding sequence ATGAGTCTGCGTGACTGGGCCTTGATCATCATGTTGGGCGCCATCTGGGGCTGCTCCTTCGTCTTCAATGCCATCCTGATCCGGGAGATCGGTCCGCTCTGGGTCACCTCACTGCGTGTCGGCATCGGTGCCCTCGGCTGTTGGGCTTTTCTGCTCGCCCTGCGCAAGCCGATCCCACGCGAGCCCAGGCTCTGGCTGCAGTTGGGCGCGCTCGGTGTCATTGCCTATGCCGTTCCCTTTGCGCTGTTCCCGCTCGCCCAGGCCCATCTCGCCAGCGGCATTGCGGCCATCATCAACGCCCTGACGCCGATGGTCACTGCCATCGTCTCCCATTTCTGGATCGGCGGGGAGAAAGCCACGCGCACCAAGTTCACCGGCGTCTTGATCGGCTTTGCCGGCGCGGCCATCCTGGTGTCGCCGGCGCTCGCATCGGGGGGAAGCTCGCAGCTCTGGGCCGTCGCCGCCTGCCTGGGCGCCACTCTGTGCTATGCGCTCTCGCTCAACATCACCCGCAGCTACAGGCATGTCGAGCCCACTGCCTTTGCGGCCATTGCCCTGACCGTCGCGGCCGTCATCGCCATTCCGCTGGCCTTGCTGGCCGAAGGGCTTCCCGTCATGACCCGACCGGAAAGCTGGGGCGCGGCACTCGCCATCGGCCTTTTGTCCACCGCCTTCACCTTCCAGATCATGTATCGCATCCTGCCGCGGGTGGGCGCCACCAACTTTGCCACCACCACCTTCATCGCGCCGATCTCCGCACTCATCATCGGCGTCTCCGTTCTCGGCGAAACCATCCTGCCCATCCAGCTTCTGGGCATGCTCGTCATTTTCCTCGGTCTGCTGTTCATTGACGGACGGGTCCGACGCATCTGGCGGGTGGGCCAGCCGGGTTAA
- the gatB gene encoding Asp-tRNA(Asn)/Glu-tRNA(Gln) amidotransferase subunit GatB, with amino-acid sequence MTLVDTRTPDKKRLISGSTGDWEIIIGMEVHAQVTSESKLFSGSSTEFGNPPNANVSFVDAAMPGMLPVINEECVRQAVRTGLGLKAQINKRSVFDRKNYFYPDLPQGYQISQFKDPIVGEGKVLLDVDGEQIEIGIERLHLEQDAGKSIHDQHPNMSFVDLNRSGVALMEIVSKPDLRSSEEAKAYLSKLRTILRYLGTCDGNMEQGSMRADVNVSVRRPGGEFGTRCEIKNVNSIRFAGQAIEYEARRQIDILEDGGSIDQETRLFDPKNGETRSMRSKEEAHDYRYFPDPDLLPLEFDDAFIAALAENLPELPDEKQARFVADYGVTPYDAHVLTLDRETADYYEACVAHNGSKRDGKAVANILNGDVAAFANSQGLAVWETHIKPAQIAGLVDLIAGGTISSKGGKDVLQILISEEPEGDPADIVERRGLKQVTDLGAIEKIVDEIIAANPDQVEKVKAKPTMIGWFVGQAMKASGGKANPQALNELMKQKLGIE; translated from the coding sequence GTGACCCTCGTCGATACCCGCACCCCTGACAAAAAGCGCCTGATTTCCGGTTCGACCGGCGATTGGGAAATCATCATCGGCATGGAAGTGCACGCACAGGTGACGAGTGAGAGCAAGCTGTTCTCCGGGTCTTCTACGGAGTTCGGCAACCCGCCCAATGCCAATGTCAGCTTCGTGGACGCAGCGATGCCGGGCATGTTGCCGGTCATCAACGAGGAATGCGTACGACAGGCCGTGCGCACCGGGCTGGGCCTCAAGGCTCAGATCAACAAGCGCAGCGTGTTCGACCGCAAGAACTATTTCTACCCCGACCTGCCGCAGGGTTACCAGATCTCTCAGTTCAAGGACCCGATCGTCGGCGAAGGCAAGGTGTTGCTGGACGTCGATGGGGAGCAGATCGAGATCGGTATCGAGCGCCTGCACCTCGAGCAGGACGCCGGCAAGTCGATCCACGACCAGCATCCGAACATGAGCTTCGTCGATCTCAACCGCTCGGGCGTGGCGCTGATGGAAATCGTCAGCAAGCCGGACTTGCGCTCGTCAGAGGAAGCCAAGGCGTATCTGTCCAAGCTGCGCACCATCCTGCGCTATCTGGGCACGTGCGACGGCAATATGGAGCAGGGCTCCATGCGGGCCGACGTGAACGTTTCGGTGCGTCGTCCGGGCGGCGAATTCGGCACGCGTTGCGAGATCAAGAACGTCAATTCGATCCGGTTCGCCGGTCAGGCCATCGAATATGAGGCGCGCCGTCAGATCGACATTCTGGAAGATGGCGGCTCCATCGACCAGGAGACGCGCCTGTTCGATCCCAAGAACGGCGAGACGCGCTCGATGCGGTCCAAGGAAGAAGCGCATGATTATCGCTACTTTCCCGACCCGGACCTGCTGCCGCTCGAATTCGACGATGCGTTCATCGCAGCGTTGGCGGAAAACCTGCCGGAACTGCCGGACGAGAAGCAGGCGCGCTTCGTGGCCGATTATGGAGTGACGCCCTATGACGCGCATGTGCTGACGCTGGATCGCGAAACCGCAGATTATTACGAGGCCTGCGTCGCCCATAACGGCAGCAAGCGCGACGGCAAGGCCGTGGCCAACATCCTCAACGGCGACGTGGCCGCCTTTGCCAACAGCCAGGGCCTGGCCGTTTGGGAAACCCATATCAAGCCCGCCCAGATTGCCGGGCTCGTCGACCTGATCGCAGGCGGCACGATCTCGTCGAAGGGCGGCAAGGATGTCCTGCAGATTCTCATCAGCGAGGAGCCCGAGGGGGATCCGGCGGACATCGTTGAGCGCCGCGGCCTCAAGCAGGTGACCGATCTGGGGGCTATCGAGAAGATCGTCGACGAGATCATCGCCGCCAACCCCGATCAGGTGGAGAAGGTCAAAGCCAAGCCGACGATGATCGGCTGGTTCGTTGGCCAGGCGATGAAGGCTTCGGGAGGCAAGGCCAATCCGCAGGCCCTCAACGAGCTGATGAAGCAAAAGCTCGGCATCGAATAA